The proteins below are encoded in one region of Chelmon rostratus isolate fCheRos1 chromosome 21, fCheRos1.pri, whole genome shotgun sequence:
- the cdk5r1b gene encoding cyclin-dependent kinase 5 activator 1b produces the protein MGTVLSLSPSYRKAALFEDGPATVGHYTAVQNSKNAKDKNLKRHSLINVLPWKRIVAVSAKKKGSKKVQPNGNYQNNVTHLNNENLKKSQSCANLSTFTQDQSTPALTKSSNNTASSVKKAPLANSNVAPGTPKRVIVQASTSELLRCLGEFLCRRCYRLKHLSPTDPVLWLRSVDRSLLLQGWQDQGFITPANVVFVYMLCRDVVSSEVATEHELQAVLLTCLYLSYSYMGNEISYPLKPFLVESSKETFWDRCLSIINLMSAKMLQINSDPHYFTQVFADLKNESQKEEERSRLLIGLDR, from the coding sequence ATGGGAACCGTGCTGTCTTTGTCACCTAGCTACCGAAAGGCGGCTCTCTTTGAGGATGGACCGGCCACTGTGGGCCACTACACAGCTGTCCAGAACAGCAAGAATGCCAAAGACAAGAACCTGAAGCGCCACTCGCTCATCAACGTGCTCCCGTGGAAGCGGATTGTAGCAGTGTCGGCCAAGAAGAAAGGCTCCAAGAAGGTGCAGCCCAACGGCAACTACCAGAACAATGTCACCCACCTGAACAACGAAAACCTGAAGAAGTCGCAGTCATGCGCCAACCTGTCCACCTTCACCCAGGACCAGAGCACTCCAGCTCTCACCAAGAGCTCCAACAACACAGCATCGTCTGTCAAGAAGGCTCCTCTGGCCAACTCCAACGTGGCCCCCGGGACCCCTAAGAGAGTGATCGTCCAGGCCTCCACCAGCGAGCTGCTGCGCTGCCTCGGGGAGTTTCTGTGCCGGCGTTGTTATCGGCTCAAACACCTGTCACCCACTGACCCGGTGCTGTGGCTGCGCAGCGTGGACCGCTCCCTGCTGCTCCAAGGCTGGCAGGACCAGGGATTCATCACCCCCGCGAACGTGGTCTTTGTCTACATGCTGTGCCGTGACGTGGTCTCCTCTGAGGTGGCCACGGAGCACGAGCTGCAGGCCGTGCTGCTCACCTGCCTCTACCTGTCTTACTCCTACATGGGCAACGAGATATCCTACCCTCTCAAGCCCTTCTTGGTGGAGAGCTCCAAGGAGACCTTCTGGGACCGCTGCCTGTCCATCATCAACCTGATGAGCGCAAAGATGCTCCAGATCAACTCCGACCCGCATTACTTCACTCAGGTGTTCGCCGACCTGAAGAACGAGAgccagaaggaggaggagaggagccgCCTGCTCATCGGCCTGGACCGGTGA